TCTTAACTCGAAAGAATACTTTCAAATCGCGGGCAGAGCAGGACGTCGAGGCATTGACAAAGAAGGATTTGCGTATGCCATGATCCACCGCAGAGACTTCAACTACGAAACCATAAAAAAAATGACAACCAAAGACGTGGAACCCATAACTTCACAATTTCGCCTCTCAATCAACACCGTCCTCAACCTTATCAAACAACACACACCCCCCGAAATTGAAGACATTCTCAGAAAAAACTTTTACACCTACCAAAAATACCGCTCGCGCATCTACGACGTACCAACACACGACATACTCAGGCGTTTCAACACAATCAAGAAAAAACTCACCATCCTCCATTTCCTTGAAGACGGCAAACTCACGGAAAAAGGGGAATTCGCCTCTCGCATCTACTCTGACGAAATCCCCACCACAGAGCTCTTTGCTACAGACTTCTTCAAGACGTGCACAGAATACCAGGTTCTCCTCCTCCTCGCCGCCCTTGCCTACGAGTCACGAGAACGAACGGAGTTTTACCACGCCTACCCCTCAAAGGCGGTAAAACAACTCATGCACAGGATTAGCCGTCACCCAACACTCAAAAAAGAAAAACGCTTCAAAGCCATACCGGACTTGACCGCCCTCATCAAGCCGTGCATGGACGGAGAGAGCATCTTCGCCATCCTCAAGAACGCCAACCTTCTTGAAGGGGACATCATTCGCATCTTCAAGCAAATGCTTGACCGTATCGGCCAAATCAAGAACGCAACTCGCGAACCAGACCTCCTCACGCTTATGGAACAGTGTCAGCACCGCATCAACTACACCCTCCAAGACATTGACCTTATCTGAACGAAAAAACGTACAGCACAGCCACCGCCGCTTACGCGATCAGACGTGCAGCATCTCGAAACCAAAGCCGGCGGCTCATTTTTGCTTCAGTTTCTTAATTCTTGAAAGAAGCTCCCTGGCTCCCTCTTCAGGGGAAACCCCGTCTGTTTTGAACACAATATCGTACTGCGTAACATCGAGCAAGTCGACACCGTACGCCTTCAAGAACCGCCGACGGTTTTTTTCAAAACGCTCACGAAGGAGGGCTTCTTGCTCTTCTACAGAACGAACCCGCTCTTCATCAGGCCTCGGATGCAAAAAAATCCGCCTTGCAGCGACCTCCCAACTCACGTCCAAAAACACCTTCACCGACGAAGGGATTGCAACGAACGCAACCCACCCGTCAAACACGCCACTCCCCTCCTTTCTTGCTACTTCCGCTTGGTACTGCTCAAAAGCATGATCAAGCTCGACATGCTCTCCATGGACTGCATCAAGCTCTTCAATGCGCATACCCCGCTCCTGCGCCATTCTACCAAGCAAGTCACCTGCTGAATGAAACGGGCAACCCAGCAACGCTGCCAAGCGCTTCCCCAACGTTGTCTTCCCAGCACCGGGCTTTCCAGTAATCGTCACGAACATTACAACCTGCTCAGCATAAGGAACTTATAAAACCACTGGTTTTCCCGCCACCAACCCCCTCTAAAAGGCGGAACAAACGTTTAAAAACATGCTCTGCGTCCCCCGAACAACCACGAAAACACCGTACCAACCATGGCAACACCCTACCAAGACCCGTCGTCCTATCCCTTCTCAGAACACACAAAACGAACACAAGGAAGGGAAGCGCAACGCATGAACATCGCAGCAGCAAAGCTCGTTGCAGAAACTATTCGAACCACGCTCGGCCCAAAAGGAATGGACAAGATGCTGGTTGATGACGAAGGAAGCGTTATCGTAACCAACGACGGACTCACCATCCTTGAAGAAATGCAGCTGGAGCACCCTGCAGCAAGAATGCTGGTTGAGATTGCCAAAACCCAAGAAGACGAAATTGGCGACGGAACAACAACGGCAGTGGTGCTTGCCGGAGAGCTACTCAAGCAAGCCGAAACACTTCTAGAGCAGGACGTACATCCAACCATCATCACGAAAGGATTCCGCATAGCAAACAAGAAGGCCCAGGAGCTCCTTTCCGGGATGGCAGAACACCTTGGCCAGAACCAAGACGCCACGCTCCACGCTATCGCGCTGACGGCCATGACTGGAAAAGGTGCAGAAGCGAGTAAAGAACACTTAGCCTCCATTGTTGTTGGCGCAGCCCGTGCAGTCATGGGGAGCGAGAAAACAAGCAACCCCCACGCAACAACCACAAGCCGTACGCTTAAGGAGTGCTTAAACAACATAAAAATAGTAAGCATTCCAGGAGGAAGCGTGAATGAATCAACACTCGTTCAAGGAATCGTCCTCGAAAAAGAACGGGTCCACCCATCAATGCCGAACAACATCAAGGATGCACGAATCGCCTTACTCGACATCGCTCTTGAAGTTCCTAGCATGGAAACAAACGCGAAGGTGTCTATCACCTCCCCAGAAAACCTGCAGGACTTTCTCTCTATGGAAGAGCGACATGTACAAAAACTTGTGAACGACATCAGCGCATCGGGTGCAAACGTCGTCCTCTGCCAGAAAGGCATTGACAACCTCGCCCAATACTTCCTCGCCCAACAAGGCATCCTCGCAGTTAGGCGAGTTCCCAAAACAGATATGGAACGAGTTGCCAGGGCGACAGACGCCACAATTGTTTCAAGCACGAAAGATTTGAACAAAAAAACCCTTGGAAAAGCAGGGATGACTCGAGAACAAAGCTTCGGCGACCACGCCTTCCTTTTCATCGAAGCGTGCACGCACCCCCAAGCAGTCACCATTCTTATCAGGGGAGGAACTGAGCATGTCACATCAGAAGTTCGCAGAGCAGTCCAAGACAGCCTTGGCGACGTCCTCGCAGCGCACACCTCACAGCAAATCGTGCCTGGTGCTGGAGCAATCGAGGTTGAACTCTACCACCACTTGCTTGAATTTGCAAAAACACTGACCGGACGGGAACGGCTTGCTGTCGAAGCATTTGCCAAAGCAATCCTGATCATCCCTCGAACGCTCGCTGAAAATGCCGGGCTTGACCCCATCGATACCATAACAACACTCACTGCAGCCCACACGCCGCCAAACAAGAACAAAAACGCAGGAATCAACATTGAAACAGGCACACTCATTGACGCAAGAAAACATGGCATAATCGAACCACTAAAGATCAAAACGCAAGCCCTGAACTCGGCAACGGAAGTGACAACCCTCCTGCTAAGGATCGACGATGTCATAGCACGAGGAAAAAAAGAAGACCGGCCACGGTGACAACCCCGAAGAACGTCGCTATTCCTTCAAAAGGCGCCTCGGCACGCCTTCCTTGTGCGAAAGCAAAAAGCTTAAATAACCTCTTCTCTGAAGGCAAGAACAAGAAAAGGATAACATGACGCAAGAAGAGGTGAGTGCGCAGCTATGAATACCCCTACTCCTGAAGGCCAAGACCCTTCTCGTTCTTCTTCAACCATGAGCAACATAGGCAGCATTGCGTCGCTCATCCAAAAAGACGACGACCTCCTCGCAGGCATCGAGCAACTCTACCAGCAAGTCACCAGACTCATCAGGATGCTTGAAACCGCCAATGAAAGCATGCTGAAGGATTACGAAGCCAAAGAACAACGCTTCTTTGACCAAACGCAACAAATACTTGATCAAAACACGAAAATAGCCCAGGCGATACTCTCTCTGGCAAACAAATTTAGCAACGTAGAAAACACCTTCCAACAACTCATCCAAGCCCTGCAAAAACAGTCAACAAACGAGTCACCTTACGAAGGCCTCAAGCCACGAGGCACGCCCGTTGAAGACGAAACGCTGCCATGGCAGCCAAAAAAAGACACATCAGCCATTATTCACGACCCTGACCCCGAAAAAAACATTCCTGACGAGGACCCTGTCCCCAAGCCCTTCGGGTAACACGTCAAAACAGCACGTCCTAAGGATACCGTTGTTGTAAGAACGAACAAACAATGCCGCCCAACCCTTTAAAACACTACTTCTCTGTGCTCAGCACCGCCGCAAAAGCCCAGCGTCTCGACTCGCATGTTGACCGAATCATCCAACATCGCCACCAACAACACAACGCAGCGACACGCGACCAGTCAATACAGCACCCGAGAGGAAGGCACGAGAGCAGCCAAGCCTTCCAACCCAACCTACGCCTCCAAGACAGCGTCAACTTGCTCGAACAGGCACTCACCAACCCCGCTGTTATGGACGCCTTGCTCTCCTCACTCTCGCCACGCACACGAGCCAGTACGGCAGCGCCACAACCCTCAACAACACCAAAACGCCGGCGTGCAACTCGTTCTCAGGAACGCCACTCGCCACGATTAACAACCGCCATCAAAGGAAAACACCCCTCCCCTCTCAAGACGCACTCAACAACAGGCAGGGCGTCCCTCAAGAAGAAACACCAAAGGAAAACACCACCGCCCAATCCAGAGCCGCTTCTCAAAAAGGAAGAACCAAAGCAAAACCCAGAACAAACTTCAGCGCTCGTCCACCAACAACTCCTTCAAGCAGTAGAGCAGAGCGCCCGACGAACGCAAGAAGAGAACAGCGGCCTTGAAGCGAAACCTGTGAGCCCTGCAACGCTTCACCACCTCCTCAACATTGAACGAGCACTTCTTAAAATAGAAAACAGCGTGCTTTCCCTTCACGACCCCGCCGCCAGAACCTTACTCGAGCAAGAAGTCGCCCTTATCAAAGAACTCCTTGAAAAAAAGAAAAAAAGAAAGAAATAACGAAAAAGAACACTTACAAGTCTTTCGCCATAACCGTTCTTCGGTTATTGCCTTCGGCTCGCTTGACTGCTGCCTTGATGAGCTCTTTGACTTTTGCATCAAGAGCGTCGGCAAAGTCGCTGGAAACGTTATATCCAGAGCACAAATCTTTAATCTTCGACTTCACTACAATCATTGTACCACCTCACAATTGGCTAATCATGAGCCAACACCCGCTAATTTATAAATCTTTTGGTTATACGCCTTTAAACACCGAAAAACAACGAGCATCCTAACTACTCCCCCAAAAAATACAACTCTTTTGCTAAACTCCCTGCACACAAACACCCCCCCAGTGCAGCGCCTACTTCTCTTTCCCCTTCCGCATAATCAAAATAAGGCTAGAGCGAAGAATTAAGTCGTGCTGCACGAGGAAGGCAAGCAAGACCAGGCCTGAGAAGATAAACTCAAAAACACGGGAAATCAGAGAAACATCAACCCCTTGAATGCTGACAACACCCCACAAGAAAAGATTATTCAATACCTGAAACAACAAGTACGTTAAGGTAGCAACGAAGAGCAGCTCCCAAGGCCGACGCTCGCGATGATGCTTCGTGCGCACCAGGAACGCCAACGAATAAAGAAGGATGAACAACGCAATGAACACGTTAGCAATGCCAAGCATCCCCCGAACATACTCAACCTGCATTCACTCCTCAAGCAACCGCTTGTTTAAATGCTTTTTTATTTTTTGAACCATTCGGCCAAGATGCTTGCGCGAGAAAAACCAGCATCTTTCGACAAGACCTATAAACAAATTTTATAAACCGAACAGGAGTTCATCCCAACAGACTCAAAGGGCCCATAGTCTAGTGGCTAAGGCAAACGAGCACTACTCAAACAAGACGCTTTATGCCTCCACAGATGACGTCGCCTTTACACGGCGAAGGTCGCCGGTTCGAGCAAGAAGGAAAAAAACAGCGAGGGGAACACCGCTCCTGATGAATGCTTCCTTCTCCGAAAATCCGGCTGGGCCCACCTCACCTTCCCTTTTCACCAGCACAACCGCCTCTACGATATATTTATAAACTCGTTACCGAATAAGCAACACATAACCAACCACGAACGACGCAATGACCCGCAAAGCCCAAAAAGAACAGGAACCAGAACAGGAACCTGAGCAAATCCCCAACCCGCCAACAACACCCAACGAACGCATCGTCAGCGTCTTACTCGATCAAGGCGACATCACCTGGCAGACCATTATTAACGAACTCGTACACTCGGGAGAGATTGATCCGTGGGACGTAGACGTTTCTTATCTTTGCGAGCGCTTCATTGAGATGATACAAAACCTCAAAGAAATGAACTTTCAAATATCAGGAAAACTCGTCTTGGCCAGCGCGCTCCTCCTCAAGATGAAGAGCATCAACCTCCTCAACCACGACATCAACGCCTTTGACCAGCTCCTCCACGCCCCTGACGGCTACGAAAGCTTTGAAGAAGACCTCGCATATGACCAAGCAACACACGAAAACAGACAACGAACAAGGAGGAACTACCCCAGAACGCTCAAACCAAGAACTCCTCAACCACGACGAAGGAAAGTAAGCATCCTCGACCTCATCCGCGCGCTTGAAAAAGCTCTGGAAGTTGAAAGCAAGCGAAAACCTGCCATTACCAACACCCTCTCTCGTATTAAAGCAAAAAACGATTACGACATCTCACAACTCATCGACTCGCTCTACCGCCAAATTACTGACCACTTCAAAGTCCAACAAACAGCCCTCACTTTCGACGACCTCGCCCCTTCCCCAGCAAGAGAAGACCGCGTCCTGACGTTCATCCCCCTCCTTCACCTCGACACCCAGCGAAAAATCGACCTTCTCCAAAAAGAACATTTCGGCACCATCACCATCAACCTCCTTACCGAAAATACTGCTCAGCAACCAGAGAAACCCAATCAGTAAGTACGAAAAGCCTTCTCCCAAAAAAAATGAGCTCGCCAGGGCACAAAAACTCTTATAAAAACCTGCTTTCTCCCTCCCGTGATGCACGTCCTCCCAACAACGCTTGCAGGAAACCCTAATATAGGGCTTTTTGGGTTTTGTACTGACCGCTACTGCCTTATCAGCAGCCAAGTCAGTCCACAAGACAAGAAAGAATTCTCCACCATCCTCAACGTTCCCCTCATTGAACTCACCATTGCCGGAACCGACCTCCTAGGGGTCTTTCTCGCCGGAAACAAAAAATCACTCCTGATCCCCAACATCACCTTCCCCCACGAAAGAAACATCCTCAAAACGCACAACATCCCCTTCACCGTTATCGAATCCCATCTCACCTGCCTAGGAAACACAATTGTCGCTAACGATAAAGGAGCAATTATCAGTCCAGAATTCCCCGAAGAAACGCAAAGAGCTATTGCAGCAGCGCTCAACGTCCCTGTCAAACAGACAACCATCGCCTCGCTCCCCACTCCTGGCTCGCTCATCGCCACCAACAAAAAATACGGCCTTATCAGCCCTGACGCGACCGCTGAAGAGCGAGACATCATAACAAAGACGCTGGGCATCACACTCACAGAAGGAACAGTAAACATGGGAAACCCCTACATAAGATCAGGCATCTTGTGCAACAGCAAGGGATTCCTCATCGGAAATAATTCTGGCGGGCCCGAAATCGTAAACGCCGACGAGGCACTCGGATTTACCAACCAAGAAAACCATCCAGAAACAAATAACGAACACCCAGCATGAAAGCGAACAGAATAGTACCAAAACAAAAAGGAACGCGCTTGGAAGAAGCATACGTGGAACTCAACATCCTCCAACAACAAATAGACCACGTGCAAAAATACCTTGAGTATGCAGAAGAACAACTCCGCAATATTAACAACACAATCGCCGCCATAGCGACATTCGCCAAGCAAAAAAAAGGAACCCCTGCCAAAGCCCCGCTGGCTAACGGGATTTTCTTCAGTTGCAACATCGAGGACACCAAACACCTCTTCGTAAACGTCGGCAACGACATCGTCGTCAAAAAAACACCTCAAGAATGCATATCCTTATTCACCGCTCATAAAGAAGAACTTGAACAAACCACCCAAGAAGCGTTTGCCCAACTGAGCAAACTCATCCAAAAAATGGAAGATGTAAAAGCAAAAATCAAGGCAAACCCGCCCGCGTAGGTGAAACACCATGTTTGGCTTTCTCAAAAAAAAACTCTCCGGCGCTTTGAAGGCGTTCACAAAAAAGGTTGAAGAAGAAACACAGGAACCACAACCAGAAACACAACCTGATGAACAACACCTTGAACACGAGCGCCCAATCAAACCCGCGCCAACCGCCCCTCCCCAAGCGCAAGAATCGCCACGCAAAAAGAAACGTCCCAAACCGGAAAAAACCCCGCCGCACAAAAAACAAGCCAAACAGGCACGTAAACAAGCAAGGCAGACAGAGCCAAAGCAAGAGCAGCACTCAATCGTGCTTGACAAAGAACAAGAACAACGAAAAAAACCAACGCTTGAAGCTTCGCAAACAACCACGGCTACGCCGCGGCCGCCGCCACCAACACCGAAGAAACCTGCGCCTTACGAACAACCTCCCAAACCACAAGAAACAACAAGCGAACCATCTCAGCAGACGAAAAGCGAGCAAGAACTCCAAGAAGAAAAAGGCACGTCATTTTTTGGAAGGCTCAAAGAAGCATTCACGCACACCACGCTTTCACCCGAAAAATTCGAAAACATCTTCTGGGACCTCGAACTCGCCCTCCTCGAAAACAACGTAGCCGTAGAAGTCATTGAAAAAATCAAGAACGACCTCAAAGATGAACTCACCAACAAAAAACACGTAAAAAGAAACCTTGAACAAGCAATTAAGCAACGGCTAAAACAAAGCATTAGCGAACTCTTCGACGTCCCAACCTTTCAACTGGAAAACAAGATCAAGCAAAAAAAACCCTTCATCATAACCTTTATCGGCGTGAATGGCTCTGGAAAAACAACCAACATGGCAAAACTCGCACACCGCCTGCAACAACAAGGCTTCAGCGTCGTCATGGCCGCAGCAGACACCTTCAGAGCCGCAGCGATCCAACAACTCGAAGAGCATGCAACCAAACTCGGCATCAAACTCATCAAACACGAATACGGATCAGACCCAGCAGCGGTTGCCTACGACGCAATAGCCCACGCTCGTTCAAAAAAAATAGACGTCGTCCTCATCGACACCGCAGGCAGGCTTCACAGCAACGACAACCTCATGAACGAACTTCAAAAACTCATCCGCGTCAACAAGCCAGACCTCACCATCTTTGTCGCGGAAGCAACCACTGGCAACGACGCCGTCGAACAAGCAAGACTCTTCAACGAACGCGTTGGCATCGACGCTATCATCCTCGCAAAAACAGACGTTGACGAGAAGGGAGGCGCCGCTATTAGCATCTCCTACATCACGAAAAAACCCATCCTCTTCATAGGAACCGGCCAGGGCTACAACGACCTTCAGCCTTTCACTCCAGAAACGATTCTGCACAGCCTCGAACTTTAAAACTACCACGCCAAAAACCAACTTCTAAACCGCAAGAAACAAGCGCAACCAAAACTATATAAATACTCTCGGCGCTCACGAACACATGCAATTCATCATCCACGCGCTAGCGCTTCTTGCTCTCTTCATCTCAACCATCACAGACCTCAGAACCAGAGAAGTTCCCGACTGGATAAGCTACGGCACCATCTTCACCGGCATCTTCATCGGCGTTGTCAAAACCATTCTTGAAGCAAGCTGGCACCCGCTCCTCACCATGGTAGCAGGACTCTCGCTCGGGTTCCTTCTCGGGACAATCATGTTCTACACTGGCCAATGGGGCGGGGGGGATAGCAAGCTCCTCATAGGACTCGGGTCCCTTCTTGGCTTGAACATCTTCAACCTCAGAGAAAGCTTCCTCATCGGCTTCCTCCTCAACATCCTCATTACTGGCGCCCTCTACGGCCTCATTTGGATCCTTCTCCTCGCAATCAAACACAAACGCGAGTTTATCAAGACGTACAAGGCACTCAGCAAAGAACCTACGATGCTCTTCCTTCGCAAAATTCACCTTGCAACCGTCCTTCTTGGTCTCGTCCTCGCATTCTTCACGCCTCGCCCCCTCAACTCCTTTCTCTTCACCGCAACAGTCCTCATCTACCTTCTCTTCCACCTCTGGAAGCTCGTTAAATCAGTTGAGCAAACAGCAATGATCAAGAAAATTCCCCCGAGCAAACTCACAGAAGGAGATTGGGTGCTCAAAGATGTCTACTATCACGGGGAGTACCTCTGCGGACCAAAAGATCTTGGTATCAGCAAAGAGCAAATCGCCCTCCTCAAAAAACATCGCATCACGTCAGTATGGGTAAAGGAAGGCATTCCTTTTGTTCCCAGCTTTCTCTTCGCATACCTCCTCACGCTCATAACAGGGAACTGGCTAGCCCTCATCCTCTAAAAAACCAACGAGAAAAAGAATCACGCAATTCTTCGAAGCGCCCTCACCAACTCGTTGTCTTCTCCACGAATCACCATCTCACCGTGCGCTTTTTCTTTCTTCTCCTGCACTCCCGTATCGCGCCCCTCAGGTGTTCCCTTCACTGAACTACTCCCCCCGCCCGCATCTTCTTTACCAATAAAAAATGTTTTCTCCCTAATCTTTTCTGCAACAGCTTTTAACTCCTCAGGACTGCCTTGTTTTGGCTGCCAAAGCAAGTTTGCCCCGTCGTTGGCACTCCGAGGAATAACTGCGATACTTACGCCGCGCTCCCCTTCGTTCGCGATGAGGTTTGTTCCCTGCGCGCCAAG
Above is a genomic segment from Candidatus Woesearchaeota archaeon containing:
- a CDS encoding thermosome subunit codes for the protein MATPYQDPSSYPFSEHTKRTQGREAQRMNIAAAKLVAETIRTTLGPKGMDKMLVDDEGSVIVTNDGLTILEEMQLEHPAARMLVEIAKTQEDEIGDGTTTAVVLAGELLKQAETLLEQDVHPTIITKGFRIANKKAQELLSGMAEHLGQNQDATLHAIALTAMTGKGAEASKEHLASIVVGAARAVMGSEKTSNPHATTTSRTLKECLNNIKIVSIPGGSVNESTLVQGIVLEKERVHPSMPNNIKDARIALLDIALEVPSMETNAKVSITSPENLQDFLSMEERHVQKLVNDISASGANVVLCQKGIDNLAQYFLAQQGILAVRRVPKTDMERVARATDATIVSSTKDLNKKTLGKAGMTREQSFGDHAFLFIEACTHPQAVTILIRGGTEHVTSEVRRAVQDSLGDVLAAHTSQQIVPGAGAIEVELYHHLLEFAKTLTGRERLAVEAFAKAILIIPRTLAENAGLDPIDTITTLTAAHTPPNKNKNAGINIETGTLIDARKHGIIEPLKIKTQALNSATEVTTLLLRIDDVIARGKKEDRPR
- a CDS encoding DUF1931 domain-containing protein; translated protein: MIVVKSKIKDLCSGYNVSSDFADALDAKVKELIKAAVKRAEGNNRRTVMAKDL
- a CDS encoding segregation/condensation protein A; this encodes MTRKAQKEQEPEQEPEQIPNPPTTPNERIVSVLLDQGDITWQTIINELVHSGEIDPWDVDVSYLCERFIEMIQNLKEMNFQISGKLVLASALLLKMKSINLLNHDINAFDQLLHAPDGYESFEEDLAYDQATHENRQRTRRNYPRTLKPRTPQPRRRKVSILDLIRALEKALEVESKRKPAITNTLSRIKAKNDYDISQLIDSLYRQITDHFKVQQTALTFDDLAPSPAREDRVLTFIPLLHLDTQRKIDLLQKEHFGTITINLLTENTAQQPEKPNQ
- a CDS encoding translation initiation factor IF-6; the protein is MHVLPTTLAGNPNIGLFGFCTDRYCLISSQVSPQDKKEFSTILNVPLIELTIAGTDLLGVFLAGNKKSLLIPNITFPHERNILKTHNIPFTVIESHLTCLGNTIVANDKGAIISPEFPEETQRAIAAALNVPVKQTTIASLPTPGSLIATNKKYGLISPDATAEERDIITKTLGITLTEGTVNMGNPYIRSGILCNSKGFLIGNNSGGPEIVNADEALGFTNQENHPETNNEHPA
- the pfdA gene encoding prefoldin subunit alpha, with product MKANRIVPKQKGTRLEEAYVELNILQQQIDHVQKYLEYAEEQLRNINNTIAAIATFAKQKKGTPAKAPLANGIFFSCNIEDTKHLFVNVGNDIVVKKTPQECISLFTAHKEELEQTTQEAFAQLSKLIQKMEDVKAKIKANPPA
- the ftsY gene encoding signal recognition particle-docking protein FtsY, translated to MFGFLKKKLSGALKAFTKKVEEETQEPQPETQPDEQHLEHERPIKPAPTAPPQAQESPRKKKRPKPEKTPPHKKQAKQARKQARQTEPKQEQHSIVLDKEQEQRKKPTLEASQTTTATPRPPPPTPKKPAPYEQPPKPQETTSEPSQQTKSEQELQEEKGTSFFGRLKEAFTHTTLSPEKFENIFWDLELALLENNVAVEVIEKIKNDLKDELTNKKHVKRNLEQAIKQRLKQSISELFDVPTFQLENKIKQKKPFIITFIGVNGSGKTTNMAKLAHRLQQQGFSVVMAAADTFRAAAIQQLEEHATKLGIKLIKHEYGSDPAAVAYDAIAHARSKKIDVVLIDTAGRLHSNDNLMNELQKLIRVNKPDLTIFVAEATTGNDAVEQARLFNERVGIDAIILAKTDVDEKGGAAISISYITKKPILFIGTGQGYNDLQPFTPETILHSLEL
- a CDS encoding prepilin peptidase, whose translation is MQFIIHALALLALFISTITDLRTREVPDWISYGTIFTGIFIGVVKTILEASWHPLLTMVAGLSLGFLLGTIMFYTGQWGGGDSKLLIGLGSLLGLNIFNLRESFLIGFLLNILITGALYGLIWILLLAIKHKREFIKTYKALSKEPTMLFLRKIHLATVLLGLVLAFFTPRPLNSFLFTATVLIYLLFHLWKLVKSVEQTAMIKKIPPSKLTEGDWVLKDVYYHGEYLCGPKDLGISKEQIALLKKHRITSVWVKEGIPFVPSFLFAYLLTLITGNWLALIL
- a CDS encoding HIT domain-containing protein → MSESKRVLFAGQGFSILLPEQGVTRGHVVVVPEKNATEFSHLRSEEVQALFAVANTVSTLLFEKLGAQGTNLIANEGERGVSIAVIPRSANDGANLLWQPKQGSPEELKAVAEKIREKTFFIGKEDAGGGSSSVKGTPEGRDTGVQEKKEKAHGEMVIRGEDNELVRALRRIA